The genomic region GTTCCACGGGCGCGGCACGAGCATCGGCCGCGGGGGCGGCCCGGCCGGCCAGGCGATCCTGGCCCAGCCGCCCGGGAGCCTGGGCGGCCGCATGCGCATGACGGAGCAGGGCGAGGCGCTCTCCGACCGCTACGCCGACCCCGACCTGGCGCACCGCCACCTCGAGCAGGTCGTGCACGCGTTCATCCTCTCCTCGGCCCGCGACGCCCGCGAGCGCACCGAGCTGCCCGCCTCGTACCGCGAGGCGGCCGAGCGCGTCGCCGAGGCCGGCAGGGCGAAGTACAGGGCGCTCGTCGAGGGCGAGGGCTTCCTCGACTTCTTCAGGTCCGTCACGCCGATCGACGAGATCGGCCGCCTGAACGTGGGGTCGCGTCCGGCAAGCCGCGGGAAGGGCGGCTCGCTCGAGGAGCTGAGGGCGATCCCCTGGGTGTTCGCGTGGACGCAGTGCCGCGCGAACCTCCCCGGCTGGTACGGCGTCGGCACGGGCCTGGCCGCGCTCCCCGACGGGCTCTCCGCCGAGCTCTACCGCGAGTGGCCGTTCTTCCGCACCGTCGTGGACTTCGCGCAGATGAGCCTGGCGAAGGCCGACATGGACGTCTTCCGCAGCTACCTCACGCTGGCGCCGGAGGCGCTGGCCCGCCGCTTCGGCGGAGACGTGCTGGAGGAGTTCGAGCTGTCGGTGGCGCAGGTCGAGCGCGCCGCCGGGGCCCGGCTGCTGGCCAACGACCCCGTCCTCGCGCGGTCGATCGAGCTGCGCAACCCCTACGTCGACCCGATCAGCCACCTCCAGGTCGAGCTCCTGCGGCGCCTGAGAGCGTCACCCGAGGATTCCATCGACAGGCAGCCCCTGAGTTACGCTGTCCGGGTGTCGCTGATCGGCATATCTGCTGGCATGCGGACGACCGGCTGACGTCGACTATCTCACTCCTTCACCCATCTCATCGCGTTCACGAGCCCCGTCCGTAGCCTCAGGAGAGGCTCATGAGGAGTGGTGAATGAACATCTTGGTCAGCGGCGGTCCCGTCCTCGCGGCGATCGTCCTCATCTCGCTGTACGCCGTGTACGTCTTCTTCTACAGGTACTTCAGGCTGCGCGCCGAGCGGACCGACACGTCCGACCTGATGGTGAGGGTCAACGCGGCCGTGCGCGAGCGGGACCTGGAGCTCGCGCTCGCGGCCTGCGAGGAACACGGCGGGCCGGTGGCGCGCGTGCTCGGCGCGGCCCTGATGAAGCTGCCCTACGGGCGCCCGGCGGTCGAGGCCGCCTTCCAGGAGGCGACGATCCAGGAGGAGCAGACGCTGGCGCGCGGCCTGCGTCCGCTGGCGACGATCGCCCAGGTCTCGCCCATGTTGGGCCTGCTCGGCACGGTCACCGGCATGATCATCTCGTTCGGGCAGATCTCCCGCTACGGCACGGGCGACCCCTCGGTCGTGGCCTACGGCGTCCAGCAGGCGCTGGTGACCACGGCCGCCGGCCTGATCGTGGCGATCCCCGTGATCATGGGCCACGCCTACCTCGCCAGCCGCGTCGAGGCGATACTCGTCGAGATCGACAGGCGCCGCGAGGAGCTGATGGGCAACATCGCGCAGGCCGTGGCCTCGCGGCGCGACGACGCGCAGGCGGCCGAGCGCCAGGCGCGCCCGGCGCCGACGCCGCGGGTCCAGGGCGAACCCAGGGCCCGCGAGGAGTCCGACGCTCCCAGGCCGCGCCCGATCGACCTCACGCAGGGTGTCTAGATGACCGTCCGCCGCAGCCGGAGGAGGTCGCTCACGGCCAACGCCACCATGGACCTCACCCCCATGGTCGACGTGGTCTTCCTGCTGATCATCTTCTTCATGCTGACGACGACCTTCATCACCGTCGAGTCCGGCCTGCCGGTCGACCTGCCGCAGGCGCAGACCGCCCAGGCGGCGACGAGCGACCTGCCGACCGTCACGATCAACGGCCTGGGCGAGGTGTTCTTCGGCGGCACCAGGGTGGCCGAGAGCGACCTGCCCGGCCTGGTGCGCCAGGCCATCGCGCAGAGCGGGCAGACGTCCGTCGTGCTGCGAGCCGACAGCGCCACGCCGCACGGCCAGGCCGTGCGGATCATGGACTACCTGCGCCAGGCCGGCGCCGAGCGCATCGTCATCGCGACGGGCGACTGAGGGGCGGCCATGGTCGGGAGGGAGTCGAGCGTGTGGCGGGACCCCGACAAGCGGCGCGCGGCGCTGCTGTCGCTGGTGCTGCACCTCTCGGCGCTGCTCCTGATCCTCTACGTGGTCACGCGCCCCCAGCCGAGGCCGGTGCCCAGCTTCATCGTCATCGAGGTGGGCACGCCCGCCGAGTCCGAGCAGTACACCGAGGCCGCCGCGGCCGAGGAGCCGACGGTCGAGGCCCCGGAGCCGCAGGTGCGGTCCGCGGAGGCCGGGGACCCGCAGGCTCTGGCTGCGCCGCAGCAGGAGACGGCCGACGAGGAGCTCGACCAGGTGACGGTCCAGCCGCCGGCGCCGGAGGCGCCGCCCGCCGTCGCGGCGGCGCCCGAGGAACCGCCGGTCGAGGCCGCGGTCGCGCCGCCGCCCCCGCCGCGTCCCCAGGAGGTAGCCGCCGCGGCGCCGGAGCTGCCCGTCGCCGAGGCGCCGGCCAGCCAGCTACCCGAGGTGGAGCTCGAGGTCCTGCCGAACCGTGAGACCCCGGCCCCCGTGACGATCCCCGAGCCGCAGCTCCAGGCGCAGGTGACCGAGTCGCGGGCGCTGGCGCTGGCGCCCTCCGCGAGCACGGCCCAGGCCCGCGAGGTGACGGCACCCGACGCGACGGCCGCCGTGGCCGAGCCCGTGGACCTGCGCGCGCCCAGCGTCGACGCCAGCGTCGCCTCGACGGTGCCCGTGGCCGCGCCGGAGGTCAGCGCCGCCGTGGCCGAGGCCGTCCCCCTCGACGCCAGCCGCGTCGGCGCCGCGGTGTCCGCGCCGGTGAGCCTGGCGGCGCCCGGCGTCACGGCCAGCGTCTCCGGCACCCGTCGCCTGGCGGAGCCGAGCGTGAGCGCCGTCGTCGGCGCCGGCGTGCCGCTCGACGTGACGCCCTCGGTGCGGGTGGCGAACCCGCGCCCGCTGGAGGCGCCGCGGCTCCGCGCCACGGTCAGGGGCCAGCAGGCGCCCGGCGCCCCGCAGCAGGGCGCGGTGGCCGAGGGCGCGGCCGACGTGCGCGCGACCGTCGAGTCGCCGCGCCAGCCCGGCGGCAACGCGATCAACCCGGGACAGGCCGGCCCGCCCGACCCCGACGCGACGGTGGCCGCGCGCGGCCTGGCCGCCGGTCCCGATGGCGTCGGCGAGGGCGACGGTGCCCGCCGACCGCCGTCCCCGCCGCCCATGGCCGAGCAGCGCGACAGGGCGCTGGCGGTGGTGATCGACAACGCCAACGGCTACCCGCAGAGCGGCCTGGCGCAGTCGAGCATGGTCGTCGAGATGCCCGTGGAGGGCGGCATCACCCGGCTCCTGGCGTTCTTCGACTCCCAGGACCCGCAGCGTGTCGGGCCCGTCCGCAGCGCCCGGCCGTACTTCGTCGACCTCGCCCAGCGCAGCCAGGCCGTGCTCGTCCACGACGGCGGCTCGCCGGACGCGATGGTCAGGATCGCGCGCGCGACCGTGCCCACGCTCAACGCCTACACGTCCGGAGACCTGTTCGCGCGCTCGGACGAGCGCTCGGCGCCTTACAACCTCTACTCGGCAGGCTCCGACCTCAGGCAGGCCGTGAACCGCATCGCCCCCGAGCGGGTCCGGCTCGTCGCCAGGGCCGTCTACAGCCCGTCAGAGGAGGCGCGCGGCGTGGCCGAGGTGACCGTCAGCTACGGCGCCTACACGTCAGGCTTCCGCTTCAACGAGACCACCGGCCGCTACCGCTGGGTGCGCGCCGGCGAGCCGGCGGTGCAGCCAGACGGCCAGGTGCTGGAGACCCAGGCGGTGCTGGTCGGCGACATCCAGGTCGCGCCGATCCCCGACGACGACGCCGGGCGTCTCTACATACCGCTCGAGGGCGGGCCCGCCACCCTCTACCTCTCCGGACGCGCCGTCGACGGCACCTGGGAGGTCGTTGACGGCAGCGGCATAGGCTTCGTGAGCGAGTCTGGCCAGCGCATCGACCTGGCCGGCTACAGGACCTGGGTGGTCCTCAGCCCGAACTACGAGACGCGCGCCGAGCGCTGACGGCCCGGGCGCGCGGCGCCGCGCGGCACCGCCGACGACTCGCGGCGTGCCCCGCGGACTGCGCCGGGCTTGACAGGGGGAAGCCGCCGGGCTAACTTAACCACCACGCTAATTAACGAGGAGGTTAAACAAGTGCCCGCCGCCGACCAGCTGAGCCTGACGTTCGCCGCCCTGGCCGACCCGACGCGCCGCGCCATCCTCGCGCGCCTCGCGCGGGGCGAGGCCACGGTGAACGAGCTGGCGGCACCGCTCAGCATCAGCCTCCCCGCCGTGTCCCGGCACCTGAAGGTGCTCGAGCGCGCCGGGCTCATCTCCCGCGGACGCGTGGCCCAGAAGCGCCCCTGCCGACTCGAGCCGGAGGGCCTCGAGCTGGCCGGTCGTTGGCTCAGGGGGCGGCGCGAGGAGTGGGAGGCGAGCATGGACAGGCTGGAGGAGCTGCTCAGGAACGCAGAGGACCTGCCCGACTAGCGGGCAGGACGACCGAGAAGGAGAAGGGTAAGACATGACCGACACGCAGACGATGCCGACCGCCCGCCACGAGCTCGTGCTCGAGCGCGTCTTCGACGCCACCCCCGACCGCGTCTACAGGGCGTGGACCGACCCGGCGGTGCTGAAGAAGTGGTTCGCGCCGAAGCCGTTCACCACGCCCATCGCCGAGCTCGACGTGCGCCCGGGGGGCTCCAGCACGATCGTGATGCGCGGGCCCGACGGCAAGGACTACCCGAACCGCGGCGTCTACCTCGAGGTCGTGCCGGGCCGGCGCCTCGTCTCGACCGACGCCTACGTGAGCGCCTGGGTGCCGTCGGAGCAGCCCTACATGACCCTGGACCTCAGCTTCGAGGACCTCGGCGACGGCAGGACCAAGGCTACCTACCGCGTCAGGCACTGGTCCGCCGAGGCCCAGGAGGAGCACGTGCAGAGGGGCTTCTACGAGGGCTGGGGCAAGTGCGCCGACCAGCTCGCCGAGCTGTTCGCCGGCGGCGAGGCCTGAGGCCCTAGACCGCCGCTCCCGGCGGTGCCAGGCTGAGGCGTGGGGCAGGAGGCGGCGTGGACGACCACGGGAGCTCGCAGGCGGAGTGGGTGGACAGGACCGACGAGGTCGCGTCGCGCATGGAGGCGCTCAGCCAGGCCCTGGCGGACGAGCGCGCGCGGCGCTCCGCGGGCGGCGGGACGTTCGCGCCGCCCGCGGAGGCCGAGGAGGGCCGCGTCGTGGGCCTCGCGGTCCTGGCCGCGGTGGTCGCTGCCGAGGCGGAGGAGTTCTTCGGCCCGCTCAACGAGACCTGCCGCGGCTTCGACATCACCACCCCGCTGCGCATCGCCCACTTCCTGGCGCAGACGGCGCACGAGTCCGCCCTCTACACGGTCCTCGTCGAGAACCTCAACTACAGCGCTCGCGGCCTGCTCGCCACCTGGCCGCGGCGCTTCGACGCGGCGCGCGCCGAGGCGTACGCGCGCCAGCCCGAGCGGATCGCGAACTACGTCTACGCCGACAGGATGGGCAACGGGCCGGAGGCGTCGGGCGACGGCTGGCGCTTCCGCGGACGCGGCATCCTCCAGGTGACGGGGAGGCAGACGTACCGCGACGTGGGCGGGTCCCTCGGCGTCGACCTCGAGGCCGCGCCCGACCTGCTGGCGACCCCGCGCTTCGCGTCCCTCGCGGCGGGCTGGTACTGGCGGTCGCGCGGCATCAACGCCCTCTGCGACCGCGACGACCCGGTCGCCGTCACGGAGGCCGTGAACGGCGGACGGCACGGCCTCGAGGAGCGCATCAGGCTGCTGGGGCTGGCCAAGGCGGCGTTGAGCGCCCCCGACCCCGACGTGCAGGCGTGACGCGGCCCCGGACGGACCCGGCGCGCGGGCCGGGCCGCGGCGCCTCCCGCCGCTCGTCCCCGCCTCGCACGGCCCGGCGGCACTTGCGGTCTACGGCTCCCGCGGGATCAGCTCGTCGAAGAACAGGCCCTTGAGGCGCAGGCGGTAGCCGTCCTCGCGGACGTCGGCGTCGAGGTAGACGTACTCGTCCCTGTGCCCGTTCGTGTCGAGGAGCAGGGCTCGGCCCTGCGAGGCGACGTTCACGCCGCCGCGCACGGGCGTGTGGCCGTAGACGCCCAGGCGGTAGCCGGTGCCCTCGAGGAAGTCGCGGTCCTCCTGGATCCAGCGCCGTCGGTTCTCGAGGTAGAAGCCCTGGTCGAAGGTGTTGTGCTCGGGCAGCGGGCCCACGTGCGCCAGGTGCAGCCCGTCGATGACGAGCTCGTACGGCCACGAGAGGATCCACTCCTTGAGGTCGGGGTCCATCGGGTTGCCGTGGCCGGGCTTCCACTCCAGGTGGGCCACGTCGTCGGTGCGCAGCGGTCCCTGGTCCTCGGTGACCGCGTTGAAGTCGTGGTTGCCCATGAGGATCACCATGCGGTCGTCCGGCACGCGGTCCTGGAAGCCCTTGACCTCGCGCAGGAAGCGCTCCTGGGCCTTCTCCGCGCGCTCCAGGTGTCGGGGGTTGTACTCGTCGTAGCGCCTGACGTTGATCAGCTCGGCGTAGCGCTCGCGGCTCTTGGCGTGGACGAGGTCGCCGAGCAGCACGAGCTTGACGTCGCCATCGCGCAGCTCGTCCGTGGGGCGGTTCCGCTCGTCGGCGAGCCCCGCGTCGCGCAGCATCGTCCAGAGCTTCTCGGGCTGTACGTGGATGTCGCCTACGACGACGAGGCGCACGACAAGTCCTCGGTTCCGCTTCGCCCGTCCACCGCTCGGCTACCCGTCGTCAGCGCTGCGCCGTGGCCTCGAGGAGCGGCAGCGGGTCGACGGTGTCGCCGGCCACCCTGACCTCGAAGTGGAGGTGGGAGCCGGTCGAGTTGCCGGTGCTCCCGACCAGCGCGATCGTGTCCCCGGCCGCGACCACGTCGCCGACGTTCACCAGCACCTCGGACGCGTGAGCGTAGTAGTACTCGGTGTCGCCGTCCTCGACGATGACGAGGTAGCCGTAGCCGCCGTACCAGCCCGCGTAAGTGACGGTGCCGGGCGCGGCGGCGACCACCGGGTCGCCGGTGTGGCCGTCGATGTCGACGCCGCCGTGCCAGTTCGAGCCGTTGATGCGCAGCGACCGGTAGCCGTAGCGGGAGGTGATGGTGCCGACGAGCGGCCAGATCAGGCCGGTCACGGCGGGCGGCGTGGCCGCGTCGCCGGTGACGGCGCGTCCCGCCGCGATCTCGTTGCCCGGCACGATGCGGAGCTGCTGGCCGGCGAAGATGCGCTCGCTCTTCAGGCCGTTGGCGCTCATGATCGCGGCCACCGTCGTGTTGTGGGCCCGCGCCAGCGTCCACAGGGTCTCGCCCTTCTGGACGGTGACGGTCTGGGCGACGGCGCCGCCGACGTCGCGTCCGCCGGCGGCGTACTGGCCGGGCACGACCAGGCGGTGGCCCGGGTTGATGACCGTGGCGAGGGTGATGCCGTTGGCGTCGGCGATGGCCTGCGGGGTGGTGCCGTAGGCGCGCGCTATCGACCAGAGGCTGTCGCCCGGCATGACCTCGACGACGAGCGGCTCGAGCGCCTTGTCGCCGGCGTCGAGCCGCAGCACCTGCCCGGGGTGGATCAGGGTGCCGTCGAGGTCGTTGAAGGCGATGAGGTCGGAGACGCTGACCCCGTGCGCCAGCGCGATGTCGTAGAGCGTGTCACCGGCCTGGACGGTGACGGTGCGCGCCGGCGCCGCGGGCGCCGCGCTCCCCGGGAGCCGGAGGACCTGGCCCGGCCTGATCTGGTCGCCGGTGAGGCCGTTGAGCTCCTTGAGCGTCGCGACGTCGGTACCCGCTCGCTGCGCGATGCTCCAGAGGGTGTCGTGTGGTTGGACCGTTACCGATTGGGCGTAGGCAACCGAGGTCGCCAAGGCACAGAGGCAGAGGAGGGGAAGGAGGCGCCCGGCTGACATTGCCAGCCAAGATACCAGAAGCGGCGCTCTATTTTACAAGAGGTTCTTCATTGCTTCCGTGACGCTGACGACGGAACGTGAGGGCGGCATGTGAGCCGGGGAGCGTCGGCCCGCGGTCGTCCGTCGCGCGGGTCGCGGGGAGGTCCTCCCGACGGGTCTCAGGGCCGTCCGTCGCGCGGGTCCAGCACGGTGTTGAACATCTCGCGCGACCCGAGTTCCATCATGATCAGGTAGAAGTTCTCGATGTCGAGGTCGTCGGCGACCCCGTGGATGATGCGGAACTGCAGCCGGGCGGCCTCACGCTCCAGATCGGCTGTGGGCACCTGGGCGAAGCTAGGCATGGCCGATATGTAGCAGCGGCGGTCTTACGGGACACTTAACCGGCGGTGATCCTCGTGCCGCCGCCGGCCAGCGCCCGCTCGACGCCGTCCGCGTGCCGCCCGTCGGCCACCACCGCGAACGACGCCCCGCGGGACAGGGCCTCCAGCGCCGCCTCGACCTTCGGGACCATGCCGCCGGCGATGCGCCCGTCGGCGATGCGGGCGAGCGCCTCGTCGCGCGTGAGCTCGCGCAGCAGGCTCGCGGGGTCGGAGGGGTCGTCGAGGACCCCGGGGACGTTCGTGAGGAAGCACACGCCCTCGCCGACCGCGCCCGCCACCGCGCCGGCGACCTCGTCGGCGTTGACGTTCAGGGCCGGTCCGGCCTCGCGCGGCGCGTCGCCGAGGGCCCCGCTCGCCTCGGCGTCAGCGGACGGAGCCTCCCCGCCCGCGTCGCTCCCGCTCGCGGCGCCGGCACGCGGTAGCTCCCGCGCCACGCTGGCGACGACGGGCACCAGTCCCGCCGCGCGCAGGGCCAGCAGGACGCGGGCGTCAACGCTGCGCACGTGGCCGACGCGGCCCAGCTCCGGCTCGGCCGCGGCGGCGCCGAGCAGGCCGGCGTCGCGTCCCGTGAGGCCCACGGCGGGGCCGATCTCCTCGGCGAGGCGCTTGCCGAGCACCGTCAGCACGTCCTCGACGACGCTCATCGCCTCCGGCGTGGTGACGCGCAGGCCGCGCACGAAGCGGTGCTCGATGCCGCGCGCGTCGAGGGCCGCGGCGATGAACGGCCCGCCGCCGTGCACGACGACCGGCGGCGTGCCCCGCGCGGCCAGGCGCCTGATGCCGGCGGCGACGGCGGCCCTCGTCGCCGGGTCGGTCATGGCGTTGCCGCCGTACTTGACGACGAGGCTCACGGCAGGGAGCCTACAACGCGCGTGATAGGTTGGCCGGGGCCGCCCGTCGCGGCCGCTCGTGAGGATGGACATAGCCTTCGGGACAGACGGCTGGCGCGACGTCATCGCCGCCGGCTTCACCTTCGCCAACGTCAGGCGCGCCGCCGCCGCGTACGCCGACCACCTCGCCGCGCGCGGCGGGGGCCTCGTGCTGGTCGGCTACGACACGCGCTTCCTCGGCCGCGAGTTCGCCGAGCAGGCGGCGGCGGTCCTGGCTGCGCGCGGCCTGGAAGCGCGGGTCAGCGCCGACTATCTGCCCACGCCGGCGCTGTCGTTCGCCGTCAGGCGCTACGGCGCCGCCGGCGGCGTGATGATCACGGCCTCCCACAACCCGCCCAGGTACGGCGGCTTCAAGCTCAAGGGGCCCTACGGCGGCACCGCCACGCAGGCGATCTACGAGGACGTCGCCGCCCGCGTGCCGGCCGGCCCGGTGCCCGAGGGCGGCGGGAGCTTCGGCGCCTTCGACGTGCGCGACGAGTACTACGGCGCGCTCTCCGCACTCATCGACCTGGAGGCCCTGCGTGCCGCGGCGCCGCGCGTCGTCCACGACGCCATGGGCGGCGCGGGCGCCGGCTGGCTCGCCGGCTTCGCCGCCCGGACCGGCGCGCTGGAGGTCGTCGAGGTGCGGGGCCGGCCAGACCCGCTCTTCCACGGCGTGAACCCCGAGCCGATCCCCGCCAACGTGGTCGCGACGGCGGAGCTGATGGCCGACGCCGCCGAGCGCTCCGGCGGGCCCGTCTTCGCCGCGGTCACGGACGGCGACGCCGACCGCCTCGGCGTGGTCCTGCCCGGCGGGGGGTTCTTCGACGCCCACCAGGTGTTCGCCGTGATGCTCGACCACCTGCACCGCAAGGGCGGCCGCGGCCGGGTCGTCAAGACGTTCACGGTCAGCCGCGTGATCGAGCGGCTGGCGGCCTCGCGCGGGCTGCGCGTGACCGAGACGCCCGTGGGCTTCAAGCACATCGTCGACGCGATGCTCGGCCCCGGCGAGCCGGTGCTGATAGGCGGCGAGGAGTCGGGGGGCATCGGTCTGTCTGCCCACCTGCCCGAGCGCGACGGCCTGGCGAACGCCCTGGTGCTGCTGGAGGCAGCCGTCGCCTCGGGCGAGGGCCTGGCCGAGGCGTTCGCGCGCCTCGAGCGCGAGACCGGCTGGCGCCACGCCTACGACAGGCTGGACCTGCACCTCGGCGGCGAGGAGGCGATGGCCGCGGTGCGGGAGCGTCTCGCGGACCCCCCGACCGCGATCGCCGGCTGGCGCGTGGAGAGCGCCGAGGACCTCGACGGGCTCAAGCTGAACCTGGAGAGGGGCGGCGAGGTCGCCGCGTGGGTCCTGTTCCGCGCCAGCGGCACCGAGCCGCTGCTGCGCGTCTACTGCGAGGCGCCCACGCCCGCTGACGTGGCGGCCGTGCTGGCCGCGGCCCGGGAGCTGGTCGCGTCGTAGCCGCGTTCGGCGCCAGGTGTCCGCGCGGGCGGACGCCGCCGCCAGGACGTCGCCGCGGGGACGTCCGCCCGCCGGACCGGCCTCACAGCGCGATCAGGTGCTTCGGGCTCCGCGACAGGACCTCGTGGCCGTCCTCGGTGACCAGGACCAGGTCCTCGATGCGCAGGCCGGTGAAGCCGGGGACGTAGACGCCCGGCTCCACCGTCACCACCATGCCGGGGCGAAGCACGTCTTCGGAGCGCTGCGACAGGCGCGGTCCCTCGTGCACCTCGAGCCCCGTGCCGTGACCGAGGCTGTGGGCGAACGCCTCCGCCAGCCCGTTCCTGGCCAGCGCGTCGCGCGCCACGGCGTCGAGCTCGCGGCCGCCCTTGCCGGGCGCCACCGCCGCCACGGCCGCCTCCTGCGCCTCGAGCACGGCCTCGTACATGCGGCGCTCCTCGGGCCCGAGCTCGCCGACCGCGACCGTGCGCGTCATGTCGGCGTGGTAGCCGCGGAACGCGGCCCCGAAGTCCATCGTGACCAGCTCGCCGCGCCCGATGCGCTTCTGCGACGCCGTGCCGTGCGGCATGGCCCCACGGACGCCGGAGGCCACGATGGTGTCGAAGCCCGGCCCGTCGGCGCCCGCGAGGCGCATGGCGCGCTCGAGCTCCAGGGCGACCTCAGCCTCGGTGACGCCCTCGCGCACGAACTCGAGCACGGCCGCGAAGGCCGCGTCCGTGATGCGGGCGGCCTCGCGCAGCATGTCCACCTCGTGCGGACGCTTCACCAGGCGCTGCTCCGCGACGAGGCCCTCGAGGGGCACGGGCGCGGCGCCGAGCAGCTCGGTGAGCTTGGCGTTGCGCTTCAGCGTGACGTGCTCGGCCTCCACGCCCAGCCGCAGGCCGCCCGCCAGCTCGGCGAGGCGCGCGTCGGCGTCGGCACCGACGACGATCTCGTAGGGGACCAGCGCCTCCTCGGCGGCCTGGGCCGTGTAGCGCCCGTCGGTGAACATCACGGCCGCGTCCGGCAGCACCAGCAGCGTGGCGTCCTCGGGCGAGGAGAAGCCGGTGAGGTACCTGACGTTCGCCGGGTAGGTGACGAGCATGGCGTCGACGCCGCGCTCCCTCATCGCGCCCCTGAGGACGTCGAGCGCCTCGTCCACGTGGGCCTTGGCAGGGTCTGCGATGGTCATGGTCTCTCCTGGCCGCACGCGGCGACTATCGCGAGGAGGTCAGAGGTCGAGAGGCTGGCGCCGCCCACGAGGCCGCCGTCCACGTCCGGCTGGGCGAGCAGCTCGGCGGCGTTCGCGGGCTTCATGCTGCCGCCGTAGAGCACCCGCACGTCGCCCCCTCCGGGCAGCAGCTCGCGCAGCTCGGCGCGCACGGCCGCGCACATCTCCTGGGCGTCGGCGGCGGTGGCGTTGAGGCCCGTGCCGATCGCCCACACGGGCTCGTACGCGACGACGAGGCGGTCGGGGGACGGCAAGACGAGGCCCTCCAGCGCGCCGCGGAGCTGGCCCAGCACCACGCCCATGGCCTCCCCGGCGTCGCGCTGCTCCCGCGTCTCGCCCACGCACAGCACCGGGACGAGCCCCGCCGCCAGGGCGCACCGCACCTTGGCGCGCACCAGCTCGTCGTCCTCGCCGTGGTACTGCCGGCGCTCGGAGTGCCCCACGACCGCGTAGGCGGCCCCGGTGTCGGCGACCATCGCCGCCGAGACCTCGCCGGTGTAGGCGCCCTCCTCGTGCGCCGACACGTCCTGCGCGCCCAGGGCGACGGCGGTGCCGAAGGTCAGCCGCGCCATGCCGGGCAGGTGCGTGTACGGCACCATCAGCGCGACGTCGCAGGGCAGCGGCTCCAGCGCCTCCAGCCCGGCCAGCAGCTCGCGCGTCCAGGCGGCCGCCTCGCTGGGCAGCTTGTGCATCTTCCAGTTGCCCGCTATCAGCGGCCGGCGCATGGGGGTGACGATAACCCAGAGGCTAGCCCGTCGGCCGACCGGGGTGGGGCTCGCCGACCACCTGCCGGCCCTCCGCGGGGCGCCTCGCGTCGAAGCGGCCCCCTCGCCGACGAGGGGTCCGCGCCACGGCCCCCCTCGGCCAAGGGGAAGCGGCGCGACCGGTGAGGGTCGCGCCGCTCTGCATGGGGCTCATCGCCGCCGAGCTCAGGCGACGACGCCGGCCTCCTCCTTGCGCCGCTGGCGCGGGCGCGGCTTGCCGCTGGGGCCGAGCTGGCGGCCGCGCTTCTCGAGCGCGGCGAGGCCGCCCACCAGGGCGACGTCGAGGGCCTGGTCGATGTCCTCGACCGGGTGCAGCTCGAGCGAGCGCACGAGGTGCGGGGCGATGTCCTTCATGTCGGCCTCGTTCTTCTCGGGGAAGACGATGTGCTTGATGCCCGCCCGCTTCGCGCCCAGGATCTTCTCCTTGAGGCCGCCGATGGGCAGCACCCGTCCGCGCAGCGTGATCTCGCCGGTCATGCTCACGTCCTTGCGGACGGGCGTGCCGGTGAGGGCGCTGATCAGCGAGGTCGCGAGGGCCAGGCCGGCGCTCGGACCCTCCTTGGGCGTGGCGCCCGCGGGCACGTGGATGTGGATCTCGCGCTCCTCGAGGTCCTTCGTGGAGATCCCGAAGCGGTCGGCGCTCGACTTCGCGTAGGTGAGCGCGGCGCGCGCCGACTCCTTCATGACGTCGCCGAGCTGGCCGGTGAGCACGAGGCCGCCCTTGCCTGGGGTGATCGACGTCTCGACGAAGAGGATGTCGCCGCCCA from Trueperaceae bacterium harbors:
- a CDS encoding MotA/TolQ/ExbB proton channel family protein — protein: MNILVSGGPVLAAIVLISLYAVYVFFYRYFRLRAERTDTSDLMVRVNAAVRERDLELALAACEEHGGPVARVLGAALMKLPYGRPAVEAAFQEATIQEEQTLARGLRPLATIAQVSPMLGLLGTVTGMIISFGQISRYGTGDPSVVAYGVQQALVTTAAGLIVAIPVIMGHAYLASRVEAILVEIDRRREELMGNIAQAVASRRDDAQAAERQARPAPTPRVQGEPRAREESDAPRPRPIDLTQGV
- a CDS encoding biopolymer transporter ExbD — its product is MTVRRSRRRSLTANATMDLTPMVDVVFLLIIFFMLTTTFITVESGLPVDLPQAQTAQAATSDLPTVTINGLGEVFFGGTRVAESDLPGLVRQAIAQSGQTSVVLRADSATPHGQAVRIMDYLRQAGAERIVIATGD
- a CDS encoding DUF3048 domain-containing protein, which gives rise to MVGRESSVWRDPDKRRAALLSLVLHLSALLLILYVVTRPQPRPVPSFIVIEVGTPAESEQYTEAAAAEEPTVEAPEPQVRSAEAGDPQALAAPQQETADEELDQVTVQPPAPEAPPAVAAAPEEPPVEAAVAPPPPPRPQEVAAAAPELPVAEAPASQLPEVELEVLPNRETPAPVTIPEPQLQAQVTESRALALAPSASTAQAREVTAPDATAAVAEPVDLRAPSVDASVASTVPVAAPEVSAAVAEAVPLDASRVGAAVSAPVSLAAPGVTASVSGTRRLAEPSVSAVVGAGVPLDVTPSVRVANPRPLEAPRLRATVRGQQAPGAPQQGAVAEGAADVRATVESPRQPGGNAINPGQAGPPDPDATVAARGLAAGPDGVGEGDGARRPPSPPPMAEQRDRALAVVIDNANGYPQSGLAQSSMVVEMPVEGGITRLLAFFDSQDPQRVGPVRSARPYFVDLAQRSQAVLVHDGGSPDAMVRIARATVPTLNAYTSGDLFARSDERSAPYNLYSAGSDLRQAVNRIAPERVRLVARAVYSPSEEARGVAEVTVSYGAYTSGFRFNETTGRYRWVRAGEPAVQPDGQVLETQAVLVGDIQVAPIPDDDAGRLYIPLEGGPATLYLSGRAVDGTWEVVDGSGIGFVSESGQRIDLAGYRTWVVLSPNYETRAER
- a CDS encoding metalloregulator ArsR/SmtB family transcription factor — translated: MPAADQLSLTFAALADPTRRAILARLARGEATVNELAAPLSISLPAVSRHLKVLERAGLISRGRVAQKRPCRLEPEGLELAGRWLRGRREEWEASMDRLEELLRNAEDLPD
- a CDS encoding SRPBCC family protein; this encodes MTDTQTMPTARHELVLERVFDATPDRVYRAWTDPAVLKKWFAPKPFTTPIAELDVRPGGSSTIVMRGPDGKDYPNRGVYLEVVPGRRLVSTDAYVSAWVPSEQPYMTLDLSFEDLGDGRTKATYRVRHWSAEAQEEHVQRGFYEGWGKCADQLAELFAGGEA
- a CDS encoding glycoside hydrolase family 19 protein, whose translation is MDDHGSSQAEWVDRTDEVASRMEALSQALADERARRSAGGGTFAPPAEAEEGRVVGLAVLAAVVAAEAEEFFGPLNETCRGFDITTPLRIAHFLAQTAHESALYTVLVENLNYSARGLLATWPRRFDAARAEAYARQPERIANYVYADRMGNGPEASGDGWRFRGRGILQVTGRQTYRDVGGSLGVDLEAAPDLLATPRFASLAAGWYWRSRGINALCDRDDPVAVTEAVNGGRHGLEERIRLLGLAKAALSAPDPDVQA
- a CDS encoding metallophosphoesterase; amino-acid sequence: MRLVVVGDIHVQPEKLWTMLRDAGLADERNRPTDELRDGDVKLVLLGDLVHAKSRERYAELINVRRYDEYNPRHLERAEKAQERFLREVKGFQDRVPDDRMVILMGNHDFNAVTEDQGPLRTDDVAHLEWKPGHGNPMDPDLKEWILSWPYELVIDGLHLAHVGPLPEHNTFDQGFYLENRRRWIQEDRDFLEGTGYRLGVYGHTPVRGGVNVASQGRALLLDTNGHRDEYVYLDADVREDGYRLRLKGLFFDELIPREP